From a single Capsicum annuum cultivar UCD-10X-F1 chromosome 12, UCD10Xv1.1, whole genome shotgun sequence genomic region:
- the LOC124889635 gene encoding uncharacterized protein LOC124889635, with translation MARGRGSTGRVGKFVVRSNPIVTANIPTIPTPTTVSPQAGGIGGQDDTNQLQPLIPHNMTQCRGRGRGSTGCVGKSAIRSIPTITVNMPTILAAVSPQTDGIGGKNETNQVQSLIPYSTPVVQTSDHGSNPTTPELSPTALNQSNPIAEGTLTQTNQVGEGVSARNTTGEAAKMGQDPTPSKLNLHVHTHDHDEKYSVDERSRIVHASSSASNESEPVVDLDEFVKRLIPALKNQFIPIVIKEVQKLISSQSVVIPRAATFDYLDPLHLDDD, from the exons ATGGCTAGAGGTAGAGGAAGCACAGGGCGTGTAGGCAAGTTTGTAGTTAGGAGTAATCCTATTGTTACTGCAAACATACCTACTATTCCTACTCCTACTACTGTTAGTCCTCAAGCGGGTGGCATAGGTGGTCAAGATGATACAAATCAACTTCAACCATTGATTCCTCACA atatgaCTCAATGTAGAGGTAGGGGTCGAGGAAGCACAGGGTGTGTAGGCAAGTCTGCAATTAGGAGCATTCCTACAATTACTGTAAACATGCCAACTATTCTTGCTGCTGTTAGTCCTCAAACGGATGGCATAGGTGGTAAAAATGAAACAAATCAAGTTCAATCATTGATTCCTTATAGTACACCAGTGGTTCAAACTTCTGATCATGGTAGTAACCCTACAACACCTGAATTATCTCCCACTGCTCTAAATCAGAGCAACCCAATAGCTGAAGGTACGTTAACTCAAACCAACCAAGTAGGTGAGGGTGTATCTGCTCGTAACACAACTGGAGAAG CTGCTAAAATGGGTCAAGATCCAACACCAAGTAAGTTAAACTTGCATGTGCATACACATGATCATGATGAAAAATATTCCGTTGATGAACGTTCTCGAATTGTCCAT GCTTCATCATCAGCTTCTAATGAATCAGAACCAGTTGTAGATTTGGATGAGTTTGTGAAGCGATTGATTCCCGCACTTAAAAATCAGTTTATTCCTATTGTCATTAAGGAGGTACAGaaattgatttcttcacaatcagtAGTGATTCCTCGTGCTGCTACTTTTGACTATCTTGATCCTTTACATTTAGATGATGATTGA